From Streptomyces sp. NBC_01551:
GACGTCCGCTCCGCCGCCGGGCCGGAAAACGCCACGACCCCCGATGAGATCGCGGCCGCGCTGGCCGACGTACCCGCCGACCAGCGGGTTGCCGTCGTGGACAGCGCCTTCGTCGGGCACCTGCACGCGCTGCGCCTCGCGCTGACCGACCCGCGCTTCGACGCCTGCGCCGTCCCCGGCGCCTTCGCCGTCCAGCCGGGCGCCCGCGCGGCCCTGGACAAGGCCGCGGCGCTCGCGCCCGGCGGCGAGGGCCCGTACGCGGACCGGCTCGCCGCCGCGGTCGAGGACGCGGGGACCACCGTCCAGCGCCCCGAGCTCGGCACGCTCGTCGCCACCGTCCCCGCCACCACCGCGGAGCGCGACGCGGCGGCCGCCGCCGTCGCCGCCGTGGACGACGAGGCCGTCCGGCTGCGGACCGCCGTGAAGTCCCGCGACGGGTTCTTCACCACCTTCTTCATCAGCCCGTACTCGCGCTACATCGCCCGCTGGTGCGCGCGCCGCGGCCTGACCCCGAACCAGGTCACCACCGCCTCGCTGATCACCGCGCTGATCGCCGCCGGCTGCGCCGCGACCGGCGAGCGCTGGGGCTATGTCGCGGCCGGCGTGCTGCTCCTCGTCTCCTTCGTCCTGGACTGCACCGACGGGCAGCTCGCCCGCTACTCGCTCCAGTACTCGACGCTGGGCGCCTGGCTCGACGCGACCTTCGACCGCGCGAAGGAGTACTCCTTCTACGCGGGCCTCGCGCTCGGCGCCGCCCGGGGCGGCGACGACGTCTGGGCCCTCGCGCTCGGCTCGATGATCCTGATGACCTGCAGGCACGTCGTGGACTTCGCCTTCAACGAGGCCAACCACGACGCCACCGCGAACACCAGCCCCACGGCCGCGCTGTCCGGACGGC
This genomic window contains:
- a CDS encoding DUF5941 domain-containing protein, which produces MPTVILTGLPVPGSPLADGLRSLGFDVRSAAGPENATTPDEIAAALADVPADQRVAVVDSAFVGHLHALRLALTDPRFDACAVPGAFAVQPGARAALDKAAALAPGGEGPYADRLAAAVEDAGTTVQRPELGTLVATVPATTAERDAAAAAVAAVDDEAVRLRTAVKSRDGFFTTFFISPYSRYIARWCARRGLTPNQVTTASLITALIAAGCAATGERWGYVAAGVLLLVSFVLDCTDGQLARYSLQYSTLGAWLDATFDRAKEYSFYAGLALGAARGGDDVWALALGSMILMTCRHVVDFAFNEANHDATANTSPTAALSGRLDSVGWTVWVRRMIILPIGERWAMIAVLTAFTTPRIVFYALLVGCAFGALYTTAGRVLRSLTRKATRTDRAAQALADLADSAVLAWLGAPRPAKRASRASVWLAVGGAVIMIGEALRQDFGSPWVIAAAVGYAGFSAAAVAAPLKGSLDWLIPPVFRVAEYVTVLVLAAKADVPGALPAAFGLVAAVAYHHYDTVYRIRGGSSAPPNWLVRTTGGHEGRVLLTVVLAAVLARDAFPAALTAMAVFVALVVLVESIRFWVSSGAPAVHDEGEPA